In a single window of the Pseudorca crassidens isolate mPseCra1 chromosome 9, mPseCra1.hap1, whole genome shotgun sequence genome:
- the SMTNL1 gene encoding smoothelin-like protein 1 isoform X9, with protein MEQKEGKPSEDGTPVSPTTEVPETVGGGASAEEEATGPAERTITEGPPDGAGKQERAPAEDSITAEFQGESKGEAELQKEDSEKKETTVAPQEMADWKEETNSEPKETEGKEEITLASEKQQADEKEAKPGSREKANVNDEVQAAGKEEAKAGDREAAGKEEAKAGDREAAGKEEAKVGGREAKGKEEAKAGDREAAGKEEAKAGDREAAGKEEAKVGGREAKGKEEAKAGDREAAGKEEAKVGGREAKGKEEAKAGDREASGKDETKAGDREAAGKEEAKAGDREAAGKEEAKVGGREAKGKEEAKAGDREAAGKEEAKAGDREAAGKEEAMAGGREAAGKEEAKAGDREAAGKEEAMAGGREAAGKEEAKAGDREAAGKEEAKVGGREAAGKQEATVASQEVSNKTEEPKAETQEKASAPEAKSDSQKTAVEDEAKPKPQEEEVKEEVEPGCPDEEQDQGAEKGAEEGAGALPRSAEEWPESPTEEGSGLSPDGLSPDTAASGETSPSASESSPSDVSQSPTEPPPSQEKKKDKAPERRVSAPARPRGPRAQNRKAIVDKFGGAASGPTALFRNTKAAGAAIGGVKNMLLEWCRAMTRSYEHVDIQNFSSSWSSGMAFCALVHKFFPDAFDYAALDPTKRRHNFSLAFSTAEHAGS; from the exons ATggagcagaaggaagggaagcCCTCTGAGGACGGAACCCCTGTGTCCCCAACCACGGAGGTCCCGGAGACAGTGGGAGGGGGAGCCTCTGCTGAGGAGGAGGCCACAGGCCCAGCTGAGAGGACCATCACAGAGGGGCCTCCAGACGGAGCAGGAAAGCAGGAGAGGGCACCAGCTGAGGATAGCATTACAGCTGAATTCCAGGGAGAATCCAAAGGGGAGGCTGAACTTCAAAAGGAGGACAGCGAGAAGAAAGAGACCACCGTGGCTCCTCAGGAGATGGCTGATTGGAAAGAAGAGACCAACTCCGAACCCAAGGAGACGGAGGGAAAAGAGGAGATCACGTTGGCCTCTGAGAAGCAGCAGGCTGATGAGAAAGAGGCCAAGCCTGGGTCTAGGGAGAAAGCCAATGTGAATGATGAGGTGCAGGCtgctgggaaggaggaggccaaggctggagacagggaggctgctgggaaggaggaggccaaggctggagacagggaggctgctgggaaggaggaggccaaggttggaggcagggaggccaaagggaaggaggaggccaaggctggagacagggaggctgctgggaaggaggaggccaaggctggagacagggaggctgctgggaaggaggaggccaaggttggaggcagggaggccaaagggaaggaggaggccaaggctggagacagggaggctgctgggaaggaggaggccaaggttggaggcagggaggccaaagggaaggaggaggccaaGGCTGGAGACCgggaggcttctgggaaggaCGAGACCAAGGCTGGAGACAGGGAGGCTGCTGGGAAGGAGGAAGCCAAGGCTGGAGACAGGGAGGCtgctgggaaggaggaggccaaggttggaggcagggaggccaaagggaaggaggaggccaaggctggagacagggaggctgctgggaaggaggaggccaaggctggagacagggaggctgctgggaaggaggaagccatggctggaggcagggaggctgctgggaaggaggaggccaaggctggagacagggaggctgctgggaaggaggaagccatggctggaggcagggaagctgctgggaaggaggaggccaaggctggagacagggaggctgctgggaaggaggaggccaaggttggaggcagggaggctgctgGGAAGCAGGAGGCCACAGTGGCCTCTCAGGAGGTGAGCAACAAGACGGAGGAGCCCAAGGCTGAAACCCAAGAGAAAGCCAGTGCCCCAGAGGCCAAGTCGGACTCTCAGAAGACTGCCGTGGAAGATGAGGCCAAGCCTAAACCACAGGAGGAGGAGGtgaaggaggaggtg GAGCCAGGCTGTCCTGATGAAGAGCAGGACCAGGGCGCggagaaaggggcagaggaaggggcaGGAGCGCTTCCCCGGTCCGCCGAGGAATGGCCCGAGAGCCCCACGGAGGAGGGCAGCGGCCTCAGCCCAG ATGGGCTGAGTCCAGACACCGCAGCTTCCGGAGAGACCAGTCCTTCAGCCAG TGAATCTTCACCCAGCGACGTGTCCCAGAGCCCCACGGAGCCCCCTCCCTcacaggagaagaagaaagacaagGCACCAGAGCGCAGGGTGTCAGCCCCTGCCCGGCCCCGGGGGCCCCGTGCCCAGAACCGCAAAGCCATCGTAGACAAGTTTGGGGG GGCAGCCTCGGGCCCCACGGCCCTGTTCCGGAACACCAAGGCCGCGGGGGCAGCCATCGGCGGCGTTAAGAACATGCTCTTGGAGTGGTGTCGGGCCATGACGAGGAGCTACGAG CATGTGGACATCCAGAACTTCTCCTCAAGCTGGAGCAGTGGCATGGCCTTCTGCGCCCTCGTCCACAAGTTCTTCCCCGATGCCTTTGACTACGCTGCACTGGACCCCACCAAGCGCCGGCACAACTTCTCCCTGGCCTTCTCCACAGCCGA gcatgcgggatcttag
- the SMTNL1 gene encoding smoothelin-like protein 1 isoform X6, whose product MEQKEGKPSEDGTPVSPTTEVPETVGGGASAEEEATGPAERTITEGPPDGAGKQERAPAEDSITAEFQGESKGEAELQKEDSEKKETTVAPQEMADWKEETNSEPKETEGKEEITLASEKQQADEKEAKPGSREKANVNDEVQAAGKEEAKAGDREAAGKEEAKAGDREAAGKEEAKVGGREAKGKEEAKAGDREAAGKEEAKAGDREAAGKEEAKVGGREAKGKEEAKAGDREAAGKEEAKVGGREAKGKEEAKAGDREASGKDETKAGDREAAGKEEAKAGDREAAGKEEAKVGGREAKGKEEAKAGDREAAGKEEAKAGDREAAGKEEAMAGGREAAGKEEAKAGDREAAGKEEAMAGGREAAGKEEAKAGDREAAGKEEAKVGGREAAGKQEATVASQEVSNKTEEPKAETQEKASAPEAKSDSQKTAVEDEAKPKPQEEEVKEEVEPGCPDEEQDQGAEKGAEEGAGALPRSAEEWPESPTEEGSGLSPDGLSPDTAASGETSPSASESSPSDVSQSPTEPPPSQEKKKDKAPERRVSAPARPRGPRAQNRKAIVDKFGGAASGPTALFRNTKAAGAAIGGVKNMLLEWCRAMTRSYEHVDIQNFSSSWSSGMAFCALVHKFFPDAFDYAALDPTKRRHNFSLAFSTADTSHHLMYHRFLFDYCLQQ is encoded by the exons ATggagcagaaggaagggaagcCCTCTGAGGACGGAACCCCTGTGTCCCCAACCACGGAGGTCCCGGAGACAGTGGGAGGGGGAGCCTCTGCTGAGGAGGAGGCCACAGGCCCAGCTGAGAGGACCATCACAGAGGGGCCTCCAGACGGAGCAGGAAAGCAGGAGAGGGCACCAGCTGAGGATAGCATTACAGCTGAATTCCAGGGAGAATCCAAAGGGGAGGCTGAACTTCAAAAGGAGGACAGCGAGAAGAAAGAGACCACCGTGGCTCCTCAGGAGATGGCTGATTGGAAAGAAGAGACCAACTCCGAACCCAAGGAGACGGAGGGAAAAGAGGAGATCACGTTGGCCTCTGAGAAGCAGCAGGCTGATGAGAAAGAGGCCAAGCCTGGGTCTAGGGAGAAAGCCAATGTGAATGATGAGGTGCAGGCtgctgggaaggaggaggccaaggctggagacagggaggctgctgggaaggaggaggccaaggctggagacagggaggctgctgggaaggaggaggccaaggttggaggcagggaggccaaagggaaggaggaggccaaggctggagacagggaggctgctgggaaggaggaggccaaggctggagacagggaggctgctgggaaggaggaggccaaggttggaggcagggaggccaaagggaaggaggaggccaaggctggagacagggaggctgctgggaaggaggaggccaaggttggaggcagggaggccaaagggaaggaggaggccaaGGCTGGAGACCgggaggcttctgggaaggaCGAGACCAAGGCTGGAGACAGGGAGGCTGCTGGGAAGGAGGAAGCCAAGGCTGGAGACAGGGAGGCtgctgggaaggaggaggccaaggttggaggcagggaggccaaagggaaggaggaggccaaggctggagacagggaggctgctgggaaggaggaggccaaggctggagacagggaggctgctgggaaggaggaagccatggctggaggcagggaggctgctgggaaggaggaggccaaggctggagacagggaggctgctgggaaggaggaagccatggctggaggcagggaagctgctgggaaggaggaggccaaggctggagacagggaggctgctgggaaggaggaggccaaggttggaggcagggaggctgctgGGAAGCAGGAGGCCACAGTGGCCTCTCAGGAGGTGAGCAACAAGACGGAGGAGCCCAAGGCTGAAACCCAAGAGAAAGCCAGTGCCCCAGAGGCCAAGTCGGACTCTCAGAAGACTGCCGTGGAAGATGAGGCCAAGCCTAAACCACAGGAGGAGGAGGtgaaggaggaggtg GAGCCAGGCTGTCCTGATGAAGAGCAGGACCAGGGCGCggagaaaggggcagaggaaggggcaGGAGCGCTTCCCCGGTCCGCCGAGGAATGGCCCGAGAGCCCCACGGAGGAGGGCAGCGGCCTCAGCCCAG ATGGGCTGAGTCCAGACACCGCAGCTTCCGGAGAGACCAGTCCTTCAGCCAG TGAATCTTCACCCAGCGACGTGTCCCAGAGCCCCACGGAGCCCCCTCCCTcacaggagaagaagaaagacaagGCACCAGAGCGCAGGGTGTCAGCCCCTGCCCGGCCCCGGGGGCCCCGTGCCCAGAACCGCAAAGCCATCGTAGACAAGTTTGGGGG GGCAGCCTCGGGCCCCACGGCCCTGTTCCGGAACACCAAGGCCGCGGGGGCAGCCATCGGCGGCGTTAAGAACATGCTCTTGGAGTGGTGTCGGGCCATGACGAGGAGCTACGAG CATGTGGACATCCAGAACTTCTCCTCAAGCTGGAGCAGTGGCATGGCCTTCTGCGCCCTCGTCCACAAGTTCTTCCCCGATGCCTTTGACTACGCTGCACTGGACCCCACCAAGCGCCGGCACAACTTCTCCCTGGCCTTCTCCACAGCCGA caccTCTCATCATCTCATGTACCATCGATTTCTGTTTGATTACTGTCTACAGCAGTGA
- the SMTNL1 gene encoding smoothelin-like protein 1 isoform X5, translating to MEQKEGKPSEDGTPVSPTTEVPETVGGGASAEEEATGPAERTITEGPPDGAGKQERAPAEDSITAEFQGESKGEAELQKEDSEKKETTVAPQEMADWKEETNSEPKETEGKEEITLASEKQQADEKEAKPGSREKANVNDEVQAAGKEEAKAGDREAAGKEEAKAGDREAAGKEEAKVGGREAKGKEEAKAGDREAAGKEEAKAGDREAAGKEEAKVGGREAKGKEEAKAGDREAAGKEEAKAGDREAAGKEEAKAGDREAAGKEEAKVGGREAKGKEEAKAGDREAAGKEEAKAGDREAAGKEEAMAGGREAAGKEEAKAGDREAAGKEEAMAGGREAAGKEEAKAGDREAAGKEEAKVGGREAAGKQEATVASQEVSNKTEEPKAETQEKASAPEAKSDSQKTAVEDEAKPKPQEEEVKEEVEPGCPDEEQDQGAEKGAEEGAGALPRSAEEWPESPTEEGSGLSPDGLSPDTAASGETSPSASESSPSDVSQSPTEPPPSQEKKKDKAPERRVSAPARPRGPRAQNRKAIVDKFGGAASGPTALFRNTKAAGAAIGGVKNMLLEWCRAMTRSYEHVDIQNFSSSWSSGMAFCALVHKFFPDAFDYAALDPTKRRHNFSLAFSTAEKLADCAQLLEVDDMVRLAVPDSKCVYTYIQELYRSLVQKGLVKTKKK from the exons ATggagcagaaggaagggaagcCCTCTGAGGACGGAACCCCTGTGTCCCCAACCACGGAGGTCCCGGAGACAGTGGGAGGGGGAGCCTCTGCTGAGGAGGAGGCCACAGGCCCAGCTGAGAGGACCATCACAGAGGGGCCTCCAGACGGAGCAGGAAAGCAGGAGAGGGCACCAGCTGAGGATAGCATTACAGCTGAATTCCAGGGAGAATCCAAAGGGGAGGCTGAACTTCAAAAGGAGGACAGCGAGAAGAAAGAGACCACCGTGGCTCCTCAGGAGATGGCTGATTGGAAAGAAGAGACCAACTCCGAACCCAAGGAGACGGAGGGAAAAGAGGAGATCACGTTGGCCTCTGAGAAGCAGCAGGCTGATGAGAAAGAGGCCAAGCCTGGGTCTAGGGAGAAAGCCAATGTGAATGATGAGGTGCAGGCtgctgggaaggaggaggccaaggctggagacagggaggctgctgggaaggaggaggccaaggctggagacagggaggctgctgggaaggaggaggccaaggttggaggcagggaggccaaagggaaggaggaggccaaggctggagacagggaggctgctgggaaggaggaggccaaggctggagacagggaggctgctgggaaggaggaggccaaggttggaggcagggaggccaaagggaaggaggaggccaaggctggagacagggaggctgctgggaaggaggaggccaag GCTGGAGACAGGGAGGCTGCTGGGAAGGAGGAAGCCAAGGCTGGAGACAGGGAGGCtgctgggaaggaggaggccaaggttggaggcagggaggccaaagggaaggaggaggccaaggctggagacagggaggctgctgggaaggaggaggccaaggctggagacagggaggctgctgggaaggaggaagccatggctggaggcagggaggctgctgggaaggaggaggccaaggctggagacagggaggctgctgggaaggaggaagccatggctggaggcagggaagctgctgggaaggaggaggccaaggctggagacagggaggctgctgggaaggaggaggccaaggttggaggcagggaggctgctgGGAAGCAGGAGGCCACAGTGGCCTCTCAGGAGGTGAGCAACAAGACGGAGGAGCCCAAGGCTGAAACCCAAGAGAAAGCCAGTGCCCCAGAGGCCAAGTCGGACTCTCAGAAGACTGCCGTGGAAGATGAGGCCAAGCCTAAACCACAGGAGGAGGAGGtgaaggaggaggtg GAGCCAGGCTGTCCTGATGAAGAGCAGGACCAGGGCGCggagaaaggggcagaggaaggggcaGGAGCGCTTCCCCGGTCCGCCGAGGAATGGCCCGAGAGCCCCACGGAGGAGGGCAGCGGCCTCAGCCCAG ATGGGCTGAGTCCAGACACCGCAGCTTCCGGAGAGACCAGTCCTTCAGCCAG TGAATCTTCACCCAGCGACGTGTCCCAGAGCCCCACGGAGCCCCCTCCCTcacaggagaagaagaaagacaagGCACCAGAGCGCAGGGTGTCAGCCCCTGCCCGGCCCCGGGGGCCCCGTGCCCAGAACCGCAAAGCCATCGTAGACAAGTTTGGGGG GGCAGCCTCGGGCCCCACGGCCCTGTTCCGGAACACCAAGGCCGCGGGGGCAGCCATCGGCGGCGTTAAGAACATGCTCTTGGAGTGGTGTCGGGCCATGACGAGGAGCTACGAG CATGTGGACATCCAGAACTTCTCCTCAAGCTGGAGCAGTGGCATGGCCTTCTGCGCCCTCGTCCACAAGTTCTTCCCCGATGCCTTTGACTACGCTGCACTGGACCCCACCAAGCGCCGGCACAACTTCTCCCTGGCCTTCTCCACAGCCGA GAAACTGGCCGACTGTGCCCAGCTGCTGGAAGTGGATGACATGGTGCGGCTGGCAGTGCCCGACTCCAAGTGCGTCTACACCTACATCCAGGAGCTGTACCGCAGCCTCGTGCAGAAGGGACTGGTGAAGACCAAGAAGAAATGA
- the SMTNL1 gene encoding smoothelin-like protein 1 isoform X8, whose translation MEQKEGKPSEDGTPVSPTTEVPETVGGGASAEEEATGPAERTITEGPPDGAGKQERAPAEDSITAEFQGESKGEAELQKEDSEKKETTVAPQEMADWKEETNSEPKETEGKEEITLASEKQQADEKEAKPGSREKANVNDEVQAAGKEEAKAGDREAAGKEEAKAGDREAAGKEEAKVGGREAKGKEEAKAGDREAAGKEEAKAGDREAAGKEEAKVGGREAKGKEEAKAGDREAAGKEEAKVGGREAKGKEEAKAGDREASGKDETKAGDREAAGKEEAKAGDREAAGKEEAKVGGREAKGKEEAKAGDREAAGKEEAKAGDREAAGKEEAMAGGREAAGKEEAKAGDREAAGKEEAMAGGREAAGKEEAKAGDREAAGKEEAKVGGREAAGKQEATVASQEVSNKTEEPKAETQEKASAPEAKSDSQKTAVEDEAKPKPQEEEVKEEVEPGCPDEEQDQGAEKGAEEGAGALPRSAEEWPESPTEEGSGLSPDGLSPDTAASGETSPSASESSPSDVSQSPTEPPPSQEKKKDKAPERRVSAPARPRGPRAQNRKAIVDKFGGAASGPTALFRNTKAAGAAIGGVKNMLLEWCRAMTRSYEHVDIQNFSSSWSSGMAFCALVHKFFPDAFDYAALDPTKRRHNFSLAFSTADCGMRDLH comes from the exons ATggagcagaaggaagggaagcCCTCTGAGGACGGAACCCCTGTGTCCCCAACCACGGAGGTCCCGGAGACAGTGGGAGGGGGAGCCTCTGCTGAGGAGGAGGCCACAGGCCCAGCTGAGAGGACCATCACAGAGGGGCCTCCAGACGGAGCAGGAAAGCAGGAGAGGGCACCAGCTGAGGATAGCATTACAGCTGAATTCCAGGGAGAATCCAAAGGGGAGGCTGAACTTCAAAAGGAGGACAGCGAGAAGAAAGAGACCACCGTGGCTCCTCAGGAGATGGCTGATTGGAAAGAAGAGACCAACTCCGAACCCAAGGAGACGGAGGGAAAAGAGGAGATCACGTTGGCCTCTGAGAAGCAGCAGGCTGATGAGAAAGAGGCCAAGCCTGGGTCTAGGGAGAAAGCCAATGTGAATGATGAGGTGCAGGCtgctgggaaggaggaggccaaggctggagacagggaggctgctgggaaggaggaggccaaggctggagacagggaggctgctgggaaggaggaggccaaggttggaggcagggaggccaaagggaaggaggaggccaaggctggagacagggaggctgctgggaaggaggaggccaaggctggagacagggaggctgctgggaaggaggaggccaaggttggaggcagggaggccaaagggaaggaggaggccaaggctggagacagggaggctgctgggaaggaggaggccaaggttggaggcagggaggccaaagggaaggaggaggccaaGGCTGGAGACCgggaggcttctgggaaggaCGAGACCAAGGCTGGAGACAGGGAGGCTGCTGGGAAGGAGGAAGCCAAGGCTGGAGACAGGGAGGCtgctgggaaggaggaggccaaggttggaggcagggaggccaaagggaaggaggaggccaaggctggagacagggaggctgctgggaaggaggaggccaaggctggagacagggaggctgctgggaaggaggaagccatggctggaggcagggaggctgctgggaaggaggaggccaaggctggagacagggaggctgctgggaaggaggaagccatggctggaggcagggaagctgctgggaaggaggaggccaaggctggagacagggaggctgctgggaaggaggaggccaaggttggaggcagggaggctgctgGGAAGCAGGAGGCCACAGTGGCCTCTCAGGAGGTGAGCAACAAGACGGAGGAGCCCAAGGCTGAAACCCAAGAGAAAGCCAGTGCCCCAGAGGCCAAGTCGGACTCTCAGAAGACTGCCGTGGAAGATGAGGCCAAGCCTAAACCACAGGAGGAGGAGGtgaaggaggaggtg GAGCCAGGCTGTCCTGATGAAGAGCAGGACCAGGGCGCggagaaaggggcagaggaaggggcaGGAGCGCTTCCCCGGTCCGCCGAGGAATGGCCCGAGAGCCCCACGGAGGAGGGCAGCGGCCTCAGCCCAG ATGGGCTGAGTCCAGACACCGCAGCTTCCGGAGAGACCAGTCCTTCAGCCAG TGAATCTTCACCCAGCGACGTGTCCCAGAGCCCCACGGAGCCCCCTCCCTcacaggagaagaagaaagacaagGCACCAGAGCGCAGGGTGTCAGCCCCTGCCCGGCCCCGGGGGCCCCGTGCCCAGAACCGCAAAGCCATCGTAGACAAGTTTGGGGG GGCAGCCTCGGGCCCCACGGCCCTGTTCCGGAACACCAAGGCCGCGGGGGCAGCCATCGGCGGCGTTAAGAACATGCTCTTGGAGTGGTGTCGGGCCATGACGAGGAGCTACGAG CATGTGGACATCCAGAACTTCTCCTCAAGCTGGAGCAGTGGCATGGCCTTCTGCGCCCTCGTCCACAAGTTCTTCCCCGATGCCTTTGACTACGCTGCACTGGACCCCACCAAGCGCCGGCACAACTTCTCCCTGGCCTTCTCCACAGCCGA ttgcggcatgcgggatcttcactga